The Rubinisphaera margarita genome includes a region encoding these proteins:
- a CDS encoding thioredoxin-like domain-containing protein has product MMCSDRCASIILRSLVLFFLTFGSIVHADEPAEPQPEQQGPFPQRFDAPSLEGGKGWLNTSEPLNWDDLKGKVVLLDFWTYCCINCIHVLPDLEFLEEKYANELVVIGVHSAKFENEQDTEAIRSAIQRYEIKHPVINDAEMKIWRSFGSRSWPTLVIVDPEGKYIGYVSGEGNREVLDNVIAKLVEYHREKGTLNEKPLKFDLELAKVPETPIEFPGKILADPENNWLFVSDSNHNRILVGKLDGTITDVVGNGEVGLQDGDYATAMFDHPQGMELVGTKLYVADTENHAIRVIDLEKKQVSTLAGNGKQASFRSPGGKLSEVALNSPWALTELNGILYVAMAGPHQLWKHDLGSPTIEVFAGSGREDIVDGSLTKSALAQPSGITTDGTSLFFVDSEGSAVRKVDLEGQKVTTLAGPRDLPRGRSLFEFGDIDKPGEDARFQHPIGLVYHKQKLYIADSYNHKIRTVDLETGEVSTFLGTGQAGRELGAMPQLSEPSGLSVANDTLYIADTNNHRILTVNLKTREVRELNLTSISDTGK; this is encoded by the coding sequence ATGATGTGCTCGGATCGCTGTGCTTCGATCATCCTTCGATCATTGGTGCTGTTTTTTCTGACATTCGGTTCGATCGTCCACGCCGACGAACCCGCTGAACCCCAGCCGGAACAGCAGGGACCTTTCCCGCAACGATTTGACGCTCCTTCTCTCGAAGGAGGAAAAGGCTGGCTGAACACATCCGAGCCGCTGAACTGGGACGATCTCAAGGGCAAGGTCGTTCTGCTCGACTTCTGGACCTACTGCTGCATCAACTGCATTCACGTGCTGCCGGATCTGGAGTTCCTGGAAGAGAAATACGCCAACGAACTGGTCGTGATCGGCGTCCATTCGGCCAAGTTCGAGAACGAACAGGACACCGAAGCGATCCGGTCCGCCATCCAGCGGTACGAGATCAAGCACCCGGTGATCAACGACGCGGAGATGAAGATCTGGCGATCGTTCGGTTCGCGCAGCTGGCCGACGCTGGTCATTGTCGATCCGGAAGGCAAGTACATTGGATATGTTTCCGGCGAAGGGAATCGTGAAGTTCTCGACAACGTGATCGCCAAGCTCGTCGAATATCATCGCGAGAAGGGAACCCTGAACGAGAAGCCGCTGAAGTTTGATCTGGAACTGGCCAAAGTGCCGGAGACGCCGATCGAGTTTCCCGGCAAGATCCTCGCCGATCCTGAAAACAACTGGCTGTTCGTTTCGGACAGCAACCACAACCGGATCCTTGTGGGAAAGCTCGACGGTACCATCACCGATGTCGTCGGCAATGGCGAAGTCGGCCTGCAGGACGGCGACTACGCGACGGCCATGTTCGATCATCCGCAGGGAATGGAGCTGGTCGGGACGAAGCTGTATGTCGCCGATACCGAGAACCACGCGATCCGTGTCATCGATCTGGAGAAGAAGCAGGTCTCGACGCTGGCTGGAAATGGGAAGCAGGCCAGTTTTCGTTCGCCGGGCGGCAAGCTCTCGGAAGTCGCGTTGAACAGCCCCTGGGCGCTGACAGAACTGAACGGCATCCTCTATGTCGCGATGGCGGGTCCGCATCAGTTGTGGAAGCACGATCTCGGCTCGCCCACGATCGAAGTCTTCGCCGGCAGTGGACGGGAGGATATCGTCGACGGGTCGCTGACGAAGTCCGCTCTGGCCCAGCCATCGGGAATTACGACCGATGGAACGTCGCTGTTCTTTGTGGACAGTGAAGGCTCAGCGGTGCGCAAGGTCGACCTGGAAGGCCAGAAAGTCACCACGCTGGCGGGGCCCCGTGATTTGCCTCGCGGGCGGTCGCTGTTCGAATTCGGCGATATCGACAAGCCAGGTGAAGACGCCCGCTTTCAGCATCCGATTGGCCTGGTCTATCACAAGCAGAAGCTGTACATCGCTGACAGCTACAATCACAAGATTCGGACCGTCGATCTCGAAACTGGCGAAGTGTCGACGTTCCTAGGTACCGGCCAGGCAGGTCGCGAACTCGGAGCGATGCCGCAACTATCGGAGCCGTCTGGATTGTCCGTGGCCAACGACACGCTCTACATCGCCGATACAAACAATCACCGCATTCTCACGGTGAACCTCAAGACCCGCGAGGTCCGCGAGCTGAATCTCACTAGCATCAGCGACACGGGCAAGTGA
- a CDS encoding TlpA disulfide reductase family protein has protein sequence MARLLPLLLSAAFLLPLFAGTSLKAQPAAEADADAGVIVDSSMLKLPEFDPQAPPEETLKTVEGLWQTRIDVETPTEANLLKVRVLEHIIKGAEAIVGNDKAEEEVALKAVQNKMEALGVLAQAGDPAATQKAIAMARDLAEDKRPLLAREGKLILLSSRLAELQTMDAKGRLAFVDDLMGLLKTAKISGREVQIASITADILEQLGDLEAARSLYTQLAEEAAKADSPETRARAEEFGGAARRLSLPGSEIKISGETLAGEKFDIKNHRGKVVLVQFWASWCGYCLQEMPNIKQMYNTYHEDGFEVIGVNLDESAERASAIVSDMKLPWPSLFSSDPTEQGMENPNATFYGIASIPQCILVDREGKVVTLNARGEELTRQLERLFLENAPKTPETTETTPSDPAP, from the coding sequence ATGGCCCGCCTTCTCCCCCTTCTGCTGTCCGCCGCGTTTCTACTTCCACTGTTCGCTGGAACATCCCTGAAGGCTCAGCCAGCCGCTGAAGCTGATGCCGACGCCGGTGTGATCGTCGACTCGTCGATGCTGAAATTGCCGGAATTCGATCCTCAGGCTCCTCCCGAGGAAACCCTGAAGACTGTCGAAGGCCTCTGGCAGACCCGCATCGATGTCGAAACCCCAACTGAGGCCAACCTGCTGAAGGTGCGGGTGCTGGAACACATCATTAAAGGCGCCGAAGCGATTGTCGGCAACGACAAGGCGGAGGAAGAAGTTGCCCTGAAAGCGGTTCAGAACAAGATGGAAGCACTGGGCGTTCTCGCTCAGGCAGGGGATCCGGCGGCCACGCAGAAAGCCATCGCCATGGCTCGGGATCTGGCCGAAGACAAACGGCCGCTGCTGGCTCGTGAAGGTAAGCTCATCCTGCTCTCCAGCCGTCTGGCCGAACTGCAGACCATGGATGCCAAAGGACGACTCGCGTTTGTCGATGATCTGATGGGGCTGCTGAAGACCGCCAAGATCTCCGGCCGCGAAGTTCAAATTGCTTCGATCACCGCGGATATCCTCGAACAGCTCGGCGATCTCGAAGCGGCCCGGTCGCTCTACACCCAACTGGCTGAAGAAGCCGCGAAAGCCGATTCGCCGGAAACACGCGCTCGAGCCGAAGAGTTTGGGGGAGCCGCCCGTCGTCTGAGCCTTCCGGGTTCGGAAATCAAGATTTCTGGCGAGACGCTTGCCGGCGAGAAGTTCGATATCAAGAATCACCGCGGGAAAGTCGTGCTCGTCCAGTTCTGGGCGAGCTGGTGTGGGTACTGTCTGCAGGAGATGCCGAACATCAAGCAGATGTACAACACCTATCACGAAGACGGTTTTGAGGTGATCGGAGTCAATCTCGATGAATCGGCTGAACGTGCCTCAGCCATCGTGAGTGATATGAAACTTCCCTGGCCGAGTCTCTTCAGTAGCGACCCGACCGAACAGGGAATGGAAAACCCCAACGCCACGTTTTATGGCATCGCCAGCATCCCGCAGTGCATTCTCGTCGATCGGGAAGGCAAAGTGGTGACGCTGAATGCTCGTGGCGAAGAGCTGACCCGGCAGCTGGAACGTCTCTTCCTCGAGAACGCTCCGAAAACTCCGGAAACCACGGAAACGACTCCGTCTGATCCCGCTCCGTAG
- a CDS encoding M3 family metallopeptidase, whose product MEQVSENPLMQAAGLPRYSDIRAEHVEPAVKAMLEQASALFDQVEALEHPGWDDLFGPLHRIDRLFEQTWKPVGHFNSVNNSPELREAYEKVLPDVVKFGIRVSQSEPVYRELKAIRESADWESLGSTRQRIIEQRLLSAELSGVALPADQKERFNEMTHELSQLSNKFSNNVLDATKAYHLTVTDPKDAEGWPASLKKLTSQAHNAARGAEDPASTAESGPWRITLEVPIVQPFWQHCRNPELRKETYLAYISRASSGSFDNTQLCNRILELRREQARLLGYENYAEVSLAEKMAENVGAVNEMFETLRTHSIEPAKEDLSELQVMADAEGVVGDLKHWDIAFWAERLREKRYEVTEETLREYFQHERVLNGLFQLIERLFDVQIRQTEGDVAFWNKDVRFFTVFKNDEPIAGFFYDPYSRPENKRGGAWMDVCLNRRHLQDGLQVPVAHLVCNCTPPIGDQPSLMTFREVETLFHEFGHGLQHMLTTVNEPDVAGINGVEWDAVELPSQFMENWCYHKPTLIGMTAHVETGEPLPDDLFNKIVKARHFRAGSNTLRQLTFGMTDMLLHTEFDPQGYNSIFDVQKRVMDKTSIMPMLPEDRMLCSFQHIFSGGYAAGYYSYKWAEVLSADAFAAFEEAGLDNDDAITEVGRRFRDTILSEGGSRHPMDIYRDFRGREPDPTALLRQCGLMK is encoded by the coding sequence ATGGAACAGGTCTCCGAAAATCCACTGATGCAGGCTGCCGGCCTCCCGCGATACAGCGATATTCGAGCCGAACATGTCGAACCAGCCGTGAAGGCCATGCTGGAACAGGCCTCGGCACTTTTCGATCAGGTCGAAGCCCTCGAACATCCCGGCTGGGACGATCTGTTTGGGCCGCTGCACAGAATCGACCGTCTCTTCGAACAGACCTGGAAGCCGGTCGGACACTTCAACAGTGTGAACAACTCGCCCGAGCTGAGGGAGGCTTACGAAAAGGTCCTGCCGGACGTCGTGAAGTTCGGGATTCGTGTCAGTCAGAGTGAACCGGTCTATCGGGAACTCAAGGCGATTCGCGAGTCCGCGGACTGGGAGTCTCTCGGTTCGACCCGTCAGCGAATCATTGAACAGCGACTCCTCTCCGCGGAGCTTTCCGGTGTCGCCCTGCCGGCTGACCAGAAGGAACGCTTCAACGAGATGACGCACGAGTTGTCTCAGTTGTCTAACAAGTTCTCCAACAACGTGCTCGATGCGACTAAGGCCTATCACCTCACGGTCACCGATCCGAAAGATGCCGAAGGTTGGCCGGCCAGCCTCAAGAAGCTGACGAGTCAGGCCCACAACGCGGCACGTGGAGCCGAAGATCCCGCGTCCACCGCCGAGAGCGGCCCGTGGCGGATCACACTCGAAGTTCCCATCGTCCAGCCGTTCTGGCAGCACTGCCGCAATCCGGAACTGCGTAAGGAAACCTATCTCGCTTATATTTCGCGGGCCTCGTCCGGCTCCTTCGATAACACACAACTCTGCAATCGCATTCTCGAACTGCGTCGCGAACAGGCCCGGTTGCTCGGCTATGAGAACTACGCCGAAGTCAGCCTCGCCGAGAAAATGGCCGAGAACGTCGGTGCCGTCAACGAGATGTTCGAAACACTGCGAACGCACTCAATTGAACCGGCCAAAGAAGACCTTTCCGAACTGCAGGTCATGGCAGACGCCGAGGGCGTCGTCGGCGATCTCAAGCATTGGGACATCGCCTTCTGGGCCGAACGACTCCGCGAGAAACGGTACGAAGTGACCGAAGAAACGCTCCGTGAGTATTTCCAGCACGAGCGGGTGCTCAATGGGTTGTTTCAGTTGATCGAACGGCTCTTCGACGTGCAGATCCGTCAGACCGAAGGGGATGTCGCGTTCTGGAATAAAGACGTCCGGTTTTTCACCGTCTTCAAGAACGACGAGCCGATCGCCGGGTTCTTCTACGATCCGTACTCGCGACCCGAGAACAAGCGGGGCGGCGCGTGGATGGACGTCTGCCTGAATCGGCGGCATCTCCAGGACGGACTGCAGGTTCCGGTCGCTCATCTGGTCTGTAACTGCACGCCTCCGATCGGCGATCAGCCCTCGCTGATGACCTTCCGGGAAGTCGAGACGCTGTTTCACGAGTTTGGCCACGGCCTGCAGCACATGCTGACAACCGTCAACGAACCGGATGTCGCCGGCATTAATGGCGTCGAATGGGATGCCGTCGAACTCCCCAGCCAGTTCATGGAAAACTGGTGCTATCACAAGCCAACGCTGATCGGCATGACCGCACATGTGGAAACCGGAGAACCGCTGCCGGATGATCTCTTCAACAAGATTGTGAAAGCCCGTCATTTCCGGGCCGGCTCGAACACTCTACGGCAGTTGACCTTCGGCATGACCGACATGCTGCTGCACACCGAGTTCGATCCGCAGGGCTACAACTCGATCTTCGACGTGCAGAAACGGGTGATGGACAAGACGTCAATCATGCCGATGCTGCCCGAAGACCGAATGCTCTGCTCCTTCCAGCACATCTTCTCTGGCGGATACGCGGCCGGCTACTACAGCTACAAGTGGGCGGAAGTCCTGTCTGCCGATGCGTTTGCGGCGTTTGAAGAAGCCGGGCTCGACAACGACGACGCCATTACCGAAGTCGGCCGGCGCTTCCGAGATACGATCCTCTCTGAGGGGGGCAGCCGACATCCGATGGACATCTACCGCGACTTCCGCGGCCGCGAGCCAGACCCGACAGCCCTGCTGCGTCAATGCGGTTTGATGAAGTAA